A window from Hymenobacter volaticus encodes these proteins:
- a CDS encoding (Fe-S)-binding protein, with translation MKVALFVPCYVDQFYPQVGIASLQLLEKLGVKAEFPAAQTCCGQPLANSGCEKDALPIYRHYVDTFSDYDYVVAPSGSCVYHVRKHFDKLEQTPAVQQVRTSAYDLIDFITTVLGVTEIPGTFPHRVGLHLSCHGQRGLHQANESEITPVRDGQLRRLLGSLNGIELTELDRNDECCGFGGTFCVSEAAISARMGQDRVADHERNGTTVLTGGDMSCLMHLEGIVRRRQLPMRVLHAAEILNGTLS, from the coding sequence ATGAAAGTCGCCTTATTCGTACCGTGCTACGTCGACCAATTCTACCCGCAGGTAGGTATTGCGTCGTTGCAGCTCTTGGAGAAACTGGGCGTGAAGGCAGAATTTCCGGCTGCGCAAACGTGCTGCGGGCAGCCGCTAGCCAACAGCGGCTGCGAGAAAGATGCGCTGCCTATTTACCGGCACTACGTCGATACCTTTTCCGATTACGACTACGTGGTAGCGCCCTCAGGTAGCTGTGTGTACCATGTGCGCAAGCACTTCGACAAGCTAGAGCAAACTCCTGCTGTGCAGCAGGTGCGCACGTCCGCCTACGACCTAATTGATTTCATTACCACCGTGCTCGGCGTGACGGAAATACCCGGCACGTTTCCGCACCGCGTGGGCTTGCACCTAAGCTGCCACGGCCAACGCGGCTTGCACCAAGCCAACGAATCGGAGATAACGCCGGTGCGCGACGGGCAGCTACGCCGGCTGCTCGGCTCGCTCAATGGCATCGAGCTAACGGAACTCGACCGCAACGACGAATGCTGCGGTTTTGGCGGCACGTTTTGCGTATCGGAAGCCGCTATTTCGGCCCGCATGGGCCAAGACCGAGTGGCCGACCACGAACGCAACGGCACCACCGTCCTCACCGGCGGTGACATGTCGTGCCTGATGCACCTAGAAGGCATTGTGCGGCGTCGGCAGTTGCCGATGCGCGTACTGCACGCCGCCGAAATACTTAACGGCACCCTCTCATGA
- a CDS encoding GntR family transcriptional regulator, which translates to MVAPDFYKLQLKPQDKTPKYKQIVQSVITDIERGLLKNGDQLPSISELSVEYYIARDTVEKAYRELRERGFITSVQGKGYYVQANDTTKLKILLVFNKLSSYKKIIYYAFLEALGEEATVDLQIHHYNVHLFEEIIEKSLGKYNYYVVMPHFTLDTEKATYQNILNRIPSQELVLLDKDIPELKHDCLRVFQDFDKDIFNALENAADLLEKYSRLVLILPSDANHPEELPWGFRSFCLLHNKTFAVVENAMNEVLQVGTAYVVIRETDLVELVKKMRQTSYLLGREVGIISFNETPLKELLNMTVITTDFEAMGRTAATLLLDKQRVKVKNPFYTIRRGSL; encoded by the coding sequence ATGGTTGCCCCTGATTTTTATAAACTTCAACTAAAGCCTCAAGACAAAACGCCGAAGTATAAGCAGATCGTACAGTCGGTAATTACGGATATCGAGCGGGGTTTGCTAAAAAATGGCGACCAGCTTCCTTCTATCAGTGAATTGAGCGTGGAATACTACATTGCCCGCGACACCGTAGAGAAAGCCTACCGCGAATTGCGCGAGCGAGGCTTTATTACGTCGGTGCAGGGCAAGGGCTACTATGTGCAGGCCAACGACACCACCAAACTCAAGATTCTGCTCGTATTCAATAAACTGAGCTCCTATAAGAAGATCATCTACTACGCTTTCCTGGAAGCCCTGGGCGAAGAGGCCACGGTGGACCTCCAAATTCACCACTACAACGTGCATTTGTTCGAGGAAATCATCGAGAAGAGCCTAGGCAAATACAACTACTACGTGGTGATGCCCCACTTCACCCTGGACACCGAGAAAGCCACGTATCAAAACATTCTGAACAGGATTCCCTCGCAGGAATTGGTATTGCTCGACAAGGATATTCCGGAGCTAAAGCACGACTGCCTGCGCGTGTTCCAGGACTTCGATAAAGACATTTTCAACGCGCTGGAAAACGCGGCTGATCTGCTGGAAAAGTACTCGCGCTTGGTGCTGATTCTGCCTAGCGACGCCAACCACCCCGAGGAGCTGCCGTGGGGTTTCCGTTCGTTCTGCTTGCTGCACAACAAGACGTTTGCGGTGGTGGAAAATGCCATGAACGAAGTACTGCAAGTAGGTACGGCCTACGTGGTTATCCGTGAAACCGACCTCGTGGAACTGGTTAAGAAGATGCGGCAAACCAGCTACTTGCTGGGCCGTGAAGTGGGCATCATCTCGTTCAACGAAACTCCGCTGAAAGAGCTACTGAACATGACGGTTATCACCACCGATTTCGAGGCGATGGGCCGCACCGCCGCTACGCTCCTACTCGATAAGCAGCGCGTAAAAGTGAAGAATCCATTTTACACGATCCGCCGCGGGTCGTTGTAA
- the rhaT gene encoding L-rhamnose/proton symporter RhaT: protein MGSHFSRTGGFASGSFYLPYKKVKGWSWESYWLVGGIVSWLLVPWLLGFVTIPNLMEVLRQTDNSTLFWVYFWGVLWGFGGLTFGLAMRYLGLSLGMAVIMGLCALVGTLVPPIWGGTMSQLISTASGQVTLFGLFVCLVGILICSRAGIMKEKSLSAEEKGESIAEYDLRKGLLVAVFSGIMSACFAFGLEAGQKIADLAVQQGADPLYKNNAILVVILLGGLTTNAVWCLYLNLKNRTYTDYINPSYPALRNIIFCAMAGTLWYFQFFFYGMGDTKLGVYRFSGWTLHMAFIIAFSSMWGLYLHEWRGANRATMRTVTAGILTVVLSTVIVGYGNYLGSDTAEAAVPAKAKPLTEVAAEAQQAQ, encoded by the coding sequence TTGGGGAGTCATTTTTCACGCACTGGGGGCTTTGCGTCCGGCAGTTTTTACCTGCCCTACAAGAAAGTAAAAGGGTGGTCTTGGGAAAGCTACTGGCTGGTAGGCGGCATCGTGTCGTGGCTGCTGGTTCCGTGGCTGTTAGGTTTCGTGACCATCCCCAACCTAATGGAAGTGCTGCGTCAAACGGATAACTCCACGCTGTTTTGGGTGTATTTCTGGGGCGTGCTCTGGGGCTTCGGGGGCCTGACCTTTGGGCTGGCTATGCGCTACCTGGGGCTGTCGTTGGGGATGGCCGTCATTATGGGACTTTGCGCCCTAGTCGGCACGCTGGTACCACCCATCTGGGGCGGCACCATGTCGCAGCTGATAAGCACCGCTTCGGGGCAGGTGACGCTGTTTGGCTTGTTTGTGTGCCTAGTAGGTATTCTGATTTGCAGCCGGGCCGGGATTATGAAGGAAAAATCCTTGTCGGCTGAAGAAAAAGGGGAATCGATTGCAGAGTATGATTTGCGGAAGGGGCTGCTGGTGGCCGTGTTTTCGGGCATCATGAGCGCCTGCTTTGCCTTCGGACTGGAGGCCGGTCAGAAAATTGCTGACCTGGCGGTGCAGCAAGGCGCCGACCCGCTTTATAAGAACAACGCCATCTTGGTGGTGATTTTGCTTGGTGGCCTTACGACCAACGCGGTGTGGTGCTTGTATCTCAACCTCAAAAACCGCACGTACACCGATTATATCAACCCTTCGTACCCGGCGCTGCGCAACATTATATTTTGCGCCATGGCGGGCACTCTGTGGTACTTCCAGTTCTTCTTCTATGGCATGGGCGACACCAAGCTAGGCGTCTACCGGTTCTCGGGCTGGACTCTACACATGGCTTTCATTATTGCGTTCAGCTCGATGTGGGGCTTGTACTTGCACGAATGGCGTGGCGCCAATCGCGCCACGATGCGCACTGTAACTGCTGGAATTCTGACGGTGGTGTTATCCACCGTGATAGTGGGATACGGTAACTACTTGGGGTCAGATACGGCAGAAGCTGCGGTGCCAGCTAAAGCAAAGCCATTGACGGAAGTCGCCGCGGAAGCGCAGCAAGCACAATAA
- a CDS encoding TIM barrel protein: MLSESRIQDLNQPLLEEHQLQFNFLTDLLARRQVDAGQVVQQLIDFQVAIPSWALGTGGTRFGRFPLGGEPRNLEEKINDVGLLHQLNGSSNSISLHIPWDIPQDIAGLQQQLSEQKLVIDSVNSNTFQDQKDQHYSYKFGSLSNTEAGARQQAIQHNIDCIRHGQALNAKTLTVWLADGSNFPGQQHLRRAYLRTQESLAAIYEAMPSDWNMLIEYKPYEPNFYSTVIPDWGTSYSLCQSLGENANVLVDLGHHLPNTNIEQIVGRLQQFGRLGGFHFNGSMYGDDDLTTGSTKPFQLFLIFNELVDAARDQTVTNPTVAYMIDASHNVKDPLEDLLQSVENILSAYAKALLVDRTALYEAQEKNDVVRAEEIMRDAFLLDVRPLVAEAYRRAGGALKPVAAYRAAGIREQLIQQRGKLSLSTGL, encoded by the coding sequence ATGCTTTCCGAATCCCGCATTCAAGACCTCAACCAGCCGTTGCTGGAAGAACATCAGTTGCAGTTCAATTTCCTGACCGATCTGCTGGCGCGCCGTCAGGTGGATGCGGGGCAAGTAGTGCAGCAGCTCATAGATTTTCAGGTGGCTATTCCGAGTTGGGCGCTTGGTACGGGCGGCACGCGGTTTGGGCGGTTTCCGTTGGGCGGCGAGCCTCGCAACTTAGAAGAGAAAATCAACGACGTAGGCTTGCTGCACCAGCTTAATGGCTCCTCCAACTCTATTTCGCTGCACATTCCATGGGATATTCCGCAGGATATTGCGGGCTTGCAACAGCAGCTTAGCGAGCAGAAACTGGTGATTGACTCGGTGAACTCCAACACCTTCCAAGACCAGAAAGACCAGCATTATTCCTACAAATTTGGCTCGCTGAGCAACACCGAAGCCGGGGCTCGGCAGCAGGCCATTCAGCACAACATCGACTGCATCCGCCACGGGCAGGCCCTGAACGCTAAAACCCTAACGGTGTGGCTGGCCGATGGCTCCAACTTCCCCGGTCAGCAGCACTTACGGCGGGCGTATCTGCGCACGCAGGAGTCGTTAGCGGCCATCTACGAGGCCATGCCTTCCGACTGGAACATGCTCATCGAGTACAAGCCCTATGAGCCCAATTTCTACTCCACGGTAATTCCAGATTGGGGTACCTCCTATTCGCTGTGCCAATCGTTGGGCGAGAATGCCAACGTGTTGGTAGATTTGGGGCACCACTTGCCTAACACCAACATCGAGCAGATTGTGGGCCGCTTGCAGCAGTTTGGGCGCCTCGGGGGCTTCCATTTCAACGGCTCGATGTATGGCGACGACGACCTGACGACCGGCAGCACCAAGCCGTTCCAGCTCTTCCTCATCTTCAACGAGCTCGTAGACGCCGCCCGCGACCAAACCGTAACCAATCCCACGGTGGCTTACATGATTGACGCCAGCCACAACGTGAAAGATCCGCTGGAAGATTTGCTGCAATCGGTTGAGAACATTCTGAGTGCCTACGCCAAAGCGCTGCTCGTTGACCGCACCGCGTTGTATGAGGCGCAAGAGAAAAACGATGTAGTACGGGCCGAAGAAATCATGCGTGATGCCTTCCTGTTGGACGTTCGGCCGCTGGTAGCCGAGGCGTATCGCCGGGCCGGTGGGGCACTGAAGCCCGTAGCCGCGTACCGCGCCGCCGGTATCCGCGAGCAGCTGATTCAGCAGCGCGGTAAACTCAGCTTGTCCACTGGTTTGTAA
- a CDS encoding SusC/RagA family TonB-linked outer membrane protein → MRKLYHLAKVVPLLVLLLFTRSLFAQSQSISGKVTTADKNEPLPGVTVVVKGTTIGAGTNADGSFSLSVPNGTGTLVFSFVGYITKEVPIDGKTTINVGLSADNKALEEVVVVGYGTQKAGNVTGAVTGITAKEIEERPVNRIENALVGQMPGVYVQTTTGEPGADLQIRVRGAASINASNDPLYVVDGVPVENLRGINPTDVANIEVLKDAASAAIYGSRGSNGVVLVTTKRGKKGAAKLQFSGFTGVQIAESRLDVQSAEEWIQMRKEGIDLDWLSQNPANRVEDSRATRLQRLTVNGTPPSQTNIIRYTYDPKWEYGQDSLAYIDWQDAIFRKAIMQQYTVGVSGGTDNVNYNINGSFLDQKGIIIGSNLQRATLRANFDAQIRKGIKLFMTLAPSMEWSSLGRVDGTGGQALNAAQMPPVAPKEAGIYVGADPYTTYAWSGRYISPVAVMERTQASGTRTRLNANMGLNFDIYKGLQLQLLGAMDNGYFQDQQFFPTNSSREWFGAPEGSLSRSRYYQTFNTRYLFQSVMNYTRSFGDHRLEAILGYSVERTRLDESQQENTQLPNDLTYLFDRANSTTSQNNIRAGKEALLSYFTRAQYNYKEKYLLSASLRRDGSSKFGANRPFGYFPAVSLGWRVSSENFMQGITFISDLKARASWGVTGNNRIPNNSQFATLGVSNYSLNGSSINGYAPSGFQNEDLGWEQTASFNYGLDFSVLQNRLQVTADYYTKNTTDLLYQVPLSSLTGFTRTYVNIGEVYNQGVELGLNSRNLVGAFEWGTSFNASYNTNRVEKLDYDNTPVQTGNSPGGFVSILQVGLPVNSYLLYDAIGVYQTQAEVDTEPKLTNTRVGDIKYRDVNGDGQITVDDRTIMGNPTPKFIFGVTNNFRYKNFDLTVLVNAQQGGELYSLIGRSIDRPGMGYLYNHASSWNNRWKSEAEPGDGKTPSITAQNSSLLDSRWLYSSDYIRVKNVTLGYTLPKHRLYSGARIYIALENAYIWHNYTGGFSPEALQNGGFDNGSYPQSRTYTVGFNLSL, encoded by the coding sequence ATGAGAAAGCTATACCACTTAGCTAAAGTAGTACCCTTGCTGGTACTACTTCTCTTTACTCGGTCTTTGTTTGCCCAGTCGCAATCGATTTCCGGTAAAGTCACCACTGCCGATAAAAATGAGCCGTTGCCCGGCGTGACCGTAGTAGTGAAAGGCACTACGATTGGGGCGGGTACGAATGCCGATGGCTCGTTTTCGCTAAGCGTGCCCAACGGCACAGGTACGCTGGTATTTTCTTTCGTAGGCTACATCACGAAAGAGGTGCCTATTGATGGTAAAACCACAATCAATGTGGGCCTCTCCGCTGACAACAAAGCGTTGGAGGAAGTAGTAGTGGTGGGCTACGGCACGCAAAAAGCCGGCAACGTAACGGGCGCCGTCACGGGTATCACGGCCAAGGAGATTGAGGAGCGGCCCGTTAACCGCATTGAGAATGCACTGGTGGGTCAGATGCCCGGTGTGTACGTGCAAACGACCACTGGCGAACCTGGTGCCGATTTACAAATTCGGGTGCGTGGCGCGGCTTCTATCAACGCTTCCAATGATCCGCTGTATGTAGTAGATGGGGTCCCCGTAGAGAATCTACGCGGCATCAACCCAACTGACGTAGCCAATATCGAGGTGTTAAAAGATGCTGCTTCGGCGGCTATCTATGGCTCACGGGGCTCCAACGGCGTAGTCTTAGTAACGACTAAGCGTGGCAAGAAAGGTGCGGCCAAACTGCAGTTCTCGGGTTTCACGGGTGTTCAAATAGCGGAGAGCCGGCTTGATGTGCAGTCGGCGGAAGAATGGATTCAGATGCGCAAGGAGGGAATTGACCTGGACTGGTTGTCACAAAACCCTGCCAACCGAGTGGAAGACTCGCGAGCTACTCGCCTTCAGCGTTTGACAGTGAACGGCACCCCCCCAAGCCAAACCAATATTATTCGCTATACCTACGACCCCAAGTGGGAATATGGCCAGGATAGTTTGGCTTACATCGACTGGCAAGACGCTATTTTCCGCAAGGCAATTATGCAGCAGTACACAGTAGGCGTGTCGGGCGGCACCGATAACGTCAACTACAACATAAACGGCTCGTTTCTGGACCAGAAGGGCATCATCATCGGTAGCAATCTGCAACGTGCTACGCTACGCGCCAACTTCGATGCACAAATTCGCAAGGGCATTAAGCTGTTTATGACGCTGGCCCCAAGTATGGAGTGGAGCAGCCTAGGCCGGGTAGATGGCACGGGTGGGCAGGCCCTGAACGCTGCCCAAATGCCACCTGTAGCTCCCAAAGAAGCCGGGATATATGTGGGAGCTGACCCGTATACCACTTATGCGTGGTCGGGCCGCTACATCAGCCCTGTGGCCGTAATGGAACGGACGCAGGCCAGCGGCACGCGCACCCGCCTCAATGCCAACATGGGCCTGAACTTTGATATCTACAAAGGGCTGCAGCTACAGTTGCTGGGCGCCATGGACAACGGGTACTTCCAAGACCAGCAGTTCTTTCCTACTAACTCCAGCCGCGAATGGTTTGGCGCCCCAGAAGGCTCTTTGAGCCGCTCGCGGTATTACCAAACGTTCAATACGCGCTACCTCTTCCAAAGCGTGATGAACTACACCCGTTCGTTTGGTGATCATCGCCTCGAAGCTATTTTGGGCTACTCCGTAGAGCGTACTCGTTTGGATGAGTCGCAGCAGGAGAACACCCAACTACCCAACGACCTGACGTACCTTTTTGACCGGGCCAACTCCACTACCAGCCAAAATAACATTAGGGCTGGCAAAGAGGCCCTGTTATCGTACTTCACTCGGGCACAATACAACTACAAAGAAAAGTACCTGCTCTCGGCCAGTTTGCGGCGCGATGGATCTTCCAAGTTTGGCGCCAACCGGCCCTTTGGTTATTTTCCAGCTGTTTCGTTAGGCTGGCGCGTATCGAGCGAGAATTTCATGCAAGGCATTACCTTCATCAGCGACCTGAAGGCGCGAGCTAGCTGGGGCGTGACGGGTAACAACCGCATTCCAAACAACTCGCAGTTCGCCACCCTGGGGGTGAGCAACTACTCGCTAAACGGCTCGAGCATTAACGGATATGCCCCGAGTGGTTTCCAGAACGAGGACCTAGGCTGGGAGCAAACAGCTAGCTTCAACTATGGTCTTGACTTTAGCGTGCTGCAAAACCGGCTGCAAGTAACTGCCGACTACTACACGAAAAACACTACTGACCTGCTTTACCAGGTGCCGCTCTCGTCGCTTACCGGTTTCACCCGCACCTACGTCAACATCGGCGAAGTGTACAACCAAGGCGTTGAACTCGGCCTGAACTCGCGCAACTTAGTAGGAGCCTTTGAGTGGGGCACGAGCTTCAACGCCTCTTACAACACGAACCGAGTAGAAAAGCTGGACTACGACAACACGCCCGTGCAAACTGGCAATAGCCCTGGCGGCTTCGTGAGCATCCTGCAAGTGGGGTTGCCCGTCAACTCGTACTTGCTCTACGACGCTATCGGCGTGTACCAAACTCAGGCCGAAGTTGACACCGAACCGAAACTGACCAACACCCGCGTGGGCGACATCAAGTACCGCGACGTAAACGGCGACGGTCAAATCACGGTTGATGACCGCACCATTATGGGTAACCCGACGCCTAAGTTCATCTTTGGCGTTACCAACAACTTCCGATACAAGAATTTTGATTTGACCGTGCTGGTAAATGCGCAGCAGGGAGGCGAATTATATTCGCTCATTGGCCGCTCCATCGACCGACCCGGCATGGGCTACCTCTACAACCACGCCTCTAGCTGGAACAACCGCTGGAAATCTGAGGCTGAGCCCGGCGACGGCAAAACGCCAAGCATCACGGCGCAAAACAGTTCCTTGCTGGATTCGCGCTGGCTCTATAGCTCCGATTATATCCGGGTTAAAAACGTGACTCTGGGCTACACTCTGCCCAAGCATCGGCTTTATTCCGGTGCCCGCATTTACATAGCCTTGGAAAACGCCTACATCTGGCACAACTACACGGGCGGCTTCTCGCCGGAGGCCCTGCAGAATGGCGGCTTCGACAATGGCAGCTATCCGCAGTCCCGCACTTACACTGTCGGGTTCAACCTGTCTTTGTAG
- a CDS encoding bifunctional aldolase/short-chain dehydrogenase, with translation MEKTLTFQHVSYLWDEAKALELSGDEVALFLYRSNLLGADLRLTNYAGGNTSCKIQETNPVTGEAAEVMWVKGSGGDIGTLTKAGCANLYVEKLHQLKNRYRGLAHEDEMVGLFEYCLFDPKCATPSIDTPLHGLLPFKHIDHLHPDALIAIAASKDGEQIMHEIWGDTMGWLPWQKPGFDLGLQLEKIVADNPHLRGVILGGHGLFTWGETSYACYLNTLEVIEQAATYLEANYGKKGPVFGGVKREQTLDATQRRQQAAAVMPVLRGLASSQRRMLGHYTDDARVLEFVNSNDLPRLAQKGTSCPDHFLRTKIRPLVLDADVMQGDAASVKTYLEGQFAAYRQDYAAYYERSKHANSPAIRDANPVIILWPGVGMFAFAKDKQTARVAAEFYTNAINVMKGAEAVSEYTGLAEQEAFNIEYWLLEEAKLQRMAPPKALSGKVAYVTGGTGGIGKAICEELLKFGACVVAVDRDRLEETQDELRKKFGKDSALSAAINVTDADSIAESLRQSVLQFGGVDIIVNCAGLSISKPLADTTQADWDILNDVLVKGQFLVSQAAVEILRQQALGGDIVNIASKNGLVAGPNNVAYGTAKAAQLHMSRLLAAELGADKIRVNTVNPDAVLRGSKIWEGEWAAGRAKAYGISVEELPAHYAKRTLLGEELLAEDIAKAVRVFVDGSLSKSTGNVLNVDGGVAMAFVR, from the coding sequence ATGGAAAAAACGCTAACCTTTCAGCACGTCAGCTATTTGTGGGACGAGGCGAAGGCGCTGGAGTTGAGCGGCGACGAAGTCGCCCTGTTCCTGTACCGCTCTAACCTGCTCGGCGCGGATCTGCGCCTGACCAACTATGCCGGGGGCAACACCTCCTGCAAAATCCAGGAAACAAACCCTGTCACGGGCGAAGCCGCCGAAGTGATGTGGGTGAAGGGCTCGGGGGGCGACATCGGTACGTTAACAAAGGCCGGCTGCGCCAACCTCTACGTTGAAAAGCTGCACCAGCTCAAGAACCGCTACCGCGGCCTTGCCCACGAAGACGAAATGGTAGGCTTGTTTGAGTACTGCCTCTTCGACCCGAAGTGCGCCACGCCTTCTATTGATACGCCGCTGCACGGTTTGTTGCCCTTCAAGCACATCGACCACTTGCACCCCGATGCCCTTATTGCTATTGCCGCCAGCAAAGATGGCGAGCAGATCATGCACGAGATTTGGGGCGACACCATGGGCTGGTTGCCGTGGCAGAAGCCGGGCTTCGATTTGGGCTTACAGCTCGAGAAAATTGTGGCCGACAACCCGCACCTGCGCGGCGTCATCCTCGGTGGCCACGGCCTCTTCACGTGGGGCGAAACCAGCTACGCTTGCTACCTCAACACCTTAGAAGTAATTGAGCAAGCCGCTACCTACCTCGAAGCCAATTACGGCAAGAAAGGTCCCGTATTCGGCGGCGTGAAGCGCGAGCAGACCCTGGATGCCACGCAGCGGCGCCAGCAAGCCGCTGCCGTGATGCCCGTACTGCGCGGCCTAGCAAGCAGTCAGCGTCGCATGCTCGGCCACTACACCGACGACGCCCGCGTACTGGAGTTCGTTAATTCCAACGACCTGCCTCGTTTGGCGCAGAAAGGCACCTCCTGTCCCGACCACTTCCTACGTACCAAGATCCGTCCGCTCGTCCTCGACGCCGACGTAATGCAGGGCGACGCGGCCAGTGTTAAAACCTATTTGGAAGGCCAGTTTGCAGCTTACCGCCAGGACTACGCGGCGTACTACGAGCGTAGCAAGCACGCCAACTCGCCGGCCATACGCGACGCTAACCCGGTTATTATCCTGTGGCCCGGCGTGGGCATGTTCGCCTTCGCCAAAGACAAGCAGACCGCCCGCGTAGCCGCCGAGTTCTATACCAACGCCATCAACGTGATGAAGGGCGCGGAGGCCGTGAGCGAATACACGGGCCTCGCCGAGCAAGAAGCCTTCAACATCGAGTACTGGTTGCTGGAAGAAGCTAAGCTTCAGCGCATGGCGCCACCCAAAGCCCTTTCCGGCAAGGTGGCCTACGTGACGGGCGGCACCGGCGGCATCGGCAAAGCCATCTGCGAGGAGCTGCTCAAGTTCGGCGCCTGCGTAGTAGCCGTAGACCGCGACCGACTGGAAGAAACGCAAGACGAGCTGCGCAAGAAGTTTGGTAAGGACAGCGCCCTGAGCGCGGCCATCAACGTGACCGATGCCGACAGTATCGCCGAGTCGTTGCGCCAGAGTGTTCTGCAATTTGGCGGCGTTGACATCATTGTTAACTGCGCGGGCCTGTCGATTTCCAAACCGCTGGCTGACACCACGCAGGCGGATTGGGACATTCTCAATGATGTGTTGGTGAAAGGCCAGTTTCTGGTGAGCCAGGCGGCGGTGGAGATTTTACGCCAGCAGGCCCTAGGTGGCGACATCGTCAACATTGCCAGCAAGAACGGTTTGGTGGCAGGCCCCAACAACGTGGCGTACGGCACGGCCAAGGCAGCGCAGCTGCACATGAGCCGCTTGCTGGCCGCCGAGCTCGGGGCCGACAAGATCCGCGTCAACACCGTCAACCCCGATGCCGTACTGCGCGGCTCCAAGATTTGGGAAGGCGAGTGGGCTGCGGGCCGGGCCAAAGCCTACGGTATCTCGGTGGAAGAACTGCCCGCTCACTATGCCAAGCGCACCTTGCTCGGCGAGGAGTTGTTGGCAGAGGACATTGCCAAGGCCGTGCGCGTGTTTGTGGATGGTTCGCTGAGCAAGAGCACCGGCAACGTGCTCAACGTGGATGGCGGCGTGGCCATGGCCTTCGTGCGCTAA
- a CDS encoding FGGY-family carbohydrate kinase: MKKSIYAVFDIGKTNKKLILFDEDRQIIDENQHICTDSIDDDGFVCDHLPRLTQWVQDHWQQLRHHPHYTVKGVNFTAYGASFVHLDAEGQPMLPLYNYLKPMPEEVMQRFYSMLGQAPEDFAAETCSPQLGMLNSGMQLYWLKHTKPELFARIHTSLHLPQYLSYLISGEKFSDYTSVGCHTNLWDFERGQYHDWVRREGIEEKLAPLTKDSIASVVDGIMVGVGLHDSSAAVMPYLAETDEPFVLVSTGTWSVTINPFNSQPLTPELLKRDSLSFLTPGGQPMRAARVFLGREHDYQVDRIAKHFHVKPDFYRSLVLARPYDEASASFQPACMAGTGPFPDRPAAEWDITGFRTASDAYQHLMHGLINLLLESIHLVWQGEKIIYVDGGFARNPLFMQTLSWNFPGAEIRTLEVPQATALGALVHLEQGEAWKKTQLLFT, translated from the coding sequence ATGAAAAAATCTATCTACGCGGTATTCGACATTGGCAAAACCAATAAGAAACTGATTCTCTTTGATGAGGACCGGCAGATTATCGACGAAAACCAGCACATCTGCACCGATTCCATCGACGACGATGGGTTTGTGTGTGACCACCTGCCCCGCCTAACGCAGTGGGTGCAAGACCACTGGCAGCAGTTACGCCACCACCCGCACTACACGGTGAAGGGCGTCAACTTCACGGCGTACGGCGCCAGCTTTGTGCACCTCGATGCTGAGGGCCAGCCGATGTTGCCGCTCTACAACTACCTCAAGCCGATGCCGGAGGAAGTGATGCAGCGCTTCTACTCGATGCTAGGCCAAGCGCCCGAAGACTTCGCCGCCGAAACCTGCTCGCCGCAACTCGGCATGCTTAACTCGGGAATGCAGCTGTATTGGCTGAAACACACCAAGCCCGAGTTGTTCGCGCGCATTCACACGTCGTTGCATTTGCCGCAGTACCTATCGTATCTGATTTCGGGCGAGAAGTTCAGTGACTATACGTCGGTGGGCTGCCACACCAACCTGTGGGATTTCGAGCGGGGACAGTATCACGATTGGGTGCGCCGTGAGGGTATCGAGGAAAAGCTAGCGCCGCTCACTAAGGATTCTATTGCGTCGGTGGTCGATGGTATCATGGTCGGCGTGGGCTTGCACGACAGCTCTGCCGCGGTGATGCCCTACCTAGCCGAAACCGACGAACCGTTTGTCTTGGTTTCGACGGGCACGTGGTCGGTAACCATCAACCCGTTCAACAGCCAGCCCCTCACCCCGGAGTTACTAAAGCGCGATAGTCTAAGCTTCCTCACGCCCGGCGGCCAGCCCATGCGCGCCGCCCGCGTGTTCTTGGGCCGGGAGCACGACTACCAGGTGGACCGCATTGCCAAGCACTTCCACGTGAAACCGGACTTCTACCGCTCATTGGTATTGGCCCGCCCCTACGATGAAGCCTCGGCCAGCTTCCAGCCGGCCTGCATGGCCGGTACCGGCCCCTTCCCCGACCGGCCCGCCGCCGAGTGGGACATCACCGGCTTCCGCACCGCTTCCGATGCGTACCAGCACCTCATGCACGGCCTCATCAACCTGCTGCTCGAATCCATTCACTTGGTGTGGCAGGGCGAGAAAATCATCTACGTCGATGGTGGTTTTGCGCGCAACCCGTTGTTCATGCAAACCCTAAGCTGGAACTTCCCCGGTGCCGAAATCCGGACCTTGGAAGTACCACAAGCTACTGCCCTTGGCGCCCTAGTACACCTAGAGCAAGGCGAAGCTTGGAAGAAAACTCAGTTGCTGTTTACGTGA